The following coding sequences are from one Humulus lupulus chromosome X, drHumLupu1.1, whole genome shotgun sequence window:
- the LOC133805196 gene encoding L10-interacting MYB domain-containing protein isoform X2 codes for MERYFIDLMLEQMHRGARIGHTFNKQAWTEMLTMFNGKFGSQYDKDVLKSRYTNLWKQFNDVKNLLGQNGFSWDESRQMVVADDYVWDAYIKAHPDARSYKTKAVLNFNDLCLIYGYTTADGRYSRSSHDLDLDDEVQGVNIGDGIYNLIPSSNDRPRTDWTLEMDQYFIELMLDQVGRGNKVGNAFNKLAWTDMLALFNAKFGPQHGKRVLRHRHKKLWKYYTDIKILLQQEGFSWDKTQQMVAADDNVWDAYTKTYPHSRTYRTKALPNFYDMILIFGNDIDHGLNNCSHQKRSLEDDTVRLKAGEVKGNQASSVGDRTRTYWTPPMDRYLIDLLLDQVHSGNKLGQTFISQAWIDMVTSFNAQFKSCHDKEVLKNRYKHLKRQYNDIKILIEHNGFSWDESREMILAADHIWDAYIKSHPDARCYRVKTIPGFHKLCVIFGEEHSDGRYSRLARDADPFFELPMLMSSDEKSDVSPMNSVPSIIDWTPPVDRYLIDLMLEQVQKGNKIDHTLNEQTWDYMLNSFNERFGLQCDKCVLEDRYIWLRKRYDDICKLLSCSGFGWDEANQTVTADNDVWEAYSKENPDTVLYRNTGLSIYSDLSKIYQSRVFDERLDVMNTENISDDQGAETASATGPSILEAVVDGASNLPLSTEGVIMSEKQKKRQTWRLLDRATGNTRKVQKTSENKLESLSEMADLVAELVTKTENKNCHSLEVAIDALQSIPDLDDELLLDACDLLEDERKAKMFLALDVALRKKWLLRKLRP; via the exons ATGGAAAGATACTTCATTGATCTAATGTTAGAACAGATGCATAGAGGGGCCAGGATTGGCCATACTTTTAACAAGCAGGCGTGGACTGAAATGCTCACCATGTTCAATGGGAAATTTGGTTCTCAATACGACAAGGATGTTCTTAAAAGTCGATATACAAATTTGTGGAAGCAATTCAATGATGTAAAGAATCTTCTGGGTCAGAATGGATTTTCTTGGGACGAAAGTCGTCAAATGGTGGTGGCTGATGATTATGTGTGGGATGCTTACATTAAG GCTCATCCTGATGCACGGTCTTATAAAACTAAAGCAGTTCTGAACTTCAATGATTTGTGCCTGATATATGGATATACAACTGCTGATGGAAGATATAGTCGATCAAGTCATGACCTGGATCTTGATGATGAAGTGCAAGGAGTAAATATAG GTGATGGAATATACAATCTTATACCTTCTAGTAATGATCGACCAAGAACAGATTGGACACTGGAAATGGACCAGTATTTCATTGAGCTTATGTTGGACCAAGTAGGAAGAGGCAATAAGGTTGGTAATGCATTCAATAAACTAGCATGGACAGATATGCTTGCTTTATTTAATGCAAAATTTGGTCCCCAACATGGCAAAAGGGTTTTAAGGCATCGACACAAAAAACTGTGGAAGTACTATACTGACATAAAAATTCTTCTTCAACAAGAGGGATTTTCTTGGGACAAAACACAACAAATGGTAGCGGCTGATGATAATGTTTGGGATGCTTACACCAAG ACATACCCACATTCGCGTACTTATAGAACAAAGGCCCTACCAAACTTTTATGATATGATCCTTATATTTGGTAATGACATCGACCATGGGTTGAACAATTGTTCGCATCAGAAGAGAAGCCTTGAAGATGATACAGTACGACTAAAAGCAG GTGAAGTAAAGGGGAACCAAGCCTCTAGTGTGGGTGATCGTACTAGAACATATTGGACACCACCAATGGACCGTTATCTTATTGATTTGTTGCTAGACCAGGTGCATAGTGGAAACAAACTAGGGCAAACATTCATAAGCCAGGCTTGGATAGATATGGTCACATCTTTCAATGCTCAATTTAAATCTTGCCATGACAAAGAAGTTCTGAAGAACAGATACAAACATTTGAAAAGGCAATATAATGACATAAAAATACTTATCGAGCACAATGGATTTTCTTGGGATGAATCACGGGAAATGATATTAGCAGCAGATCACATCTGGGATGCCTATATAAAG AGCCATCCTGATGCTCGATGCTATAGAGTCAAAACAATACCAGGTTTCCACAAGTTGTGTGTTATATTTGGAGAAGAACATTCTGATGGAAGATACAGCCGTTTGGCACGTGATGCTGACCCATTTTTTGAATTACCCATGTTGATGTCTA GTGATGAGAAAAGTGATGTCTCTCCAATGAATTCTGTTCCTTCAATTATAGATTGGACACCACCAGTGGACCGATACTTGATTGACCTTATGTTAGAGCAGGTACAAAAAGGGAATAAGATTGATCATACACTCAACGAGCAAACATGGGATTATATGCTCAATTCATTTAATGAAAGATTTGGACTTCAATGTGATAAATGTGTTCTTGAAGATCGGTATATTTGGTTGAGAAAACGGTATGATGATATTTGCAAGCTTCTTAGTTGTAGTGGGTTTGGATGGGATGAAGCAAATCAAACTGTAACTGCTGACAATGATGTTTGGGAGGCCTACAGTAAG GAAAACCCAGATACTGTCTTATATAGAAACACAGGCTTAAGCATTTACAGTGATTTGAGCAAGATTTATCAAAGCAGAGTATTTGATGAAAGACTTGATGTTATGAATACAGAAAATATCTCTGATGATCAGGGTGCAGAAACGGCAAGTGCAACTGGTCCTAGTATCCTGGAAGCTGTGGTTGATGGAGCTAGCAATCTCCCATTGTCAACTGAAGGGGTTATTATGTCTGAGAAACAAAAGAAACGGCAAACTTGGAGATTGTTGGATAGAGCCACTGGAAATACTAGGAAAGTGCAGAAAACTAGTGAAAATAAACTGGAGTCTCTTTCTGAGATGGCAGACCTTGTTGCAGAGTTGGTGACCAAGACAGAAAACAAGAACTGTCATTCCCTAGAAGTTGCAATAGATGCACTTCAGTCTATACCTGATTTGGATGATGAACTTCTTTTAGATGCCTGTGATCTGTTAGAAGATGAGAGAAAAGCTAAAATGTTCTTGGCACTTGATGTTGCGCTGAGAAAGAAATGGCTACTTCGAAAGCTTCGTCCATAG
- the LOC133805196 gene encoding L10-interacting MYB domain-containing protein isoform X1, whose translation MVGQNSTGSDRSRTYWTPIMERYFIDLMLEQMHRGARIGHTFNKQAWTEMLTMFNGKFGSQYDKDVLKSRYTNLWKQFNDVKNLLGQNGFSWDESRQMVVADDYVWDAYIKAHPDARSYKTKAVLNFNDLCLIYGYTTADGRYSRSSHDLDLDDEVQGVNIGDGIYNLIPSSNDRPRTDWTLEMDQYFIELMLDQVGRGNKVGNAFNKLAWTDMLALFNAKFGPQHGKRVLRHRHKKLWKYYTDIKILLQQEGFSWDKTQQMVAADDNVWDAYTKTYPHSRTYRTKALPNFYDMILIFGNDIDHGLNNCSHQKRSLEDDTVRLKAGEVKGNQASSVGDRTRTYWTPPMDRYLIDLLLDQVHSGNKLGQTFISQAWIDMVTSFNAQFKSCHDKEVLKNRYKHLKRQYNDIKILIEHNGFSWDESREMILAADHIWDAYIKSHPDARCYRVKTIPGFHKLCVIFGEEHSDGRYSRLARDADPFFELPMLMSSDEKSDVSPMNSVPSIIDWTPPVDRYLIDLMLEQVQKGNKIDHTLNEQTWDYMLNSFNERFGLQCDKCVLEDRYIWLRKRYDDICKLLSCSGFGWDEANQTVTADNDVWEAYSKENPDTVLYRNTGLSIYSDLSKIYQSRVFDERLDVMNTENISDDQGAETASATGPSILEAVVDGASNLPLSTEGVIMSEKQKKRQTWRLLDRATGNTRKVQKTSENKLESLSEMADLVAELVTKTENKNCHSLEVAIDALQSIPDLDDELLLDACDLLEDERKAKMFLALDVALRKKWLLRKLRP comes from the exons ATGGTTGGCCAGAACAGTACGGGCAGTGATCGTTCCAGGACATATTGGACACCAATAATGGAAAGATACTTCATTGATCTAATGTTAGAACAGATGCATAGAGGGGCCAGGATTGGCCATACTTTTAACAAGCAGGCGTGGACTGAAATGCTCACCATGTTCAATGGGAAATTTGGTTCTCAATACGACAAGGATGTTCTTAAAAGTCGATATACAAATTTGTGGAAGCAATTCAATGATGTAAAGAATCTTCTGGGTCAGAATGGATTTTCTTGGGACGAAAGTCGTCAAATGGTGGTGGCTGATGATTATGTGTGGGATGCTTACATTAAG GCTCATCCTGATGCACGGTCTTATAAAACTAAAGCAGTTCTGAACTTCAATGATTTGTGCCTGATATATGGATATACAACTGCTGATGGAAGATATAGTCGATCAAGTCATGACCTGGATCTTGATGATGAAGTGCAAGGAGTAAATATAG GTGATGGAATATACAATCTTATACCTTCTAGTAATGATCGACCAAGAACAGATTGGACACTGGAAATGGACCAGTATTTCATTGAGCTTATGTTGGACCAAGTAGGAAGAGGCAATAAGGTTGGTAATGCATTCAATAAACTAGCATGGACAGATATGCTTGCTTTATTTAATGCAAAATTTGGTCCCCAACATGGCAAAAGGGTTTTAAGGCATCGACACAAAAAACTGTGGAAGTACTATACTGACATAAAAATTCTTCTTCAACAAGAGGGATTTTCTTGGGACAAAACACAACAAATGGTAGCGGCTGATGATAATGTTTGGGATGCTTACACCAAG ACATACCCACATTCGCGTACTTATAGAACAAAGGCCCTACCAAACTTTTATGATATGATCCTTATATTTGGTAATGACATCGACCATGGGTTGAACAATTGTTCGCATCAGAAGAGAAGCCTTGAAGATGATACAGTACGACTAAAAGCAG GTGAAGTAAAGGGGAACCAAGCCTCTAGTGTGGGTGATCGTACTAGAACATATTGGACACCACCAATGGACCGTTATCTTATTGATTTGTTGCTAGACCAGGTGCATAGTGGAAACAAACTAGGGCAAACATTCATAAGCCAGGCTTGGATAGATATGGTCACATCTTTCAATGCTCAATTTAAATCTTGCCATGACAAAGAAGTTCTGAAGAACAGATACAAACATTTGAAAAGGCAATATAATGACATAAAAATACTTATCGAGCACAATGGATTTTCTTGGGATGAATCACGGGAAATGATATTAGCAGCAGATCACATCTGGGATGCCTATATAAAG AGCCATCCTGATGCTCGATGCTATAGAGTCAAAACAATACCAGGTTTCCACAAGTTGTGTGTTATATTTGGAGAAGAACATTCTGATGGAAGATACAGCCGTTTGGCACGTGATGCTGACCCATTTTTTGAATTACCCATGTTGATGTCTA GTGATGAGAAAAGTGATGTCTCTCCAATGAATTCTGTTCCTTCAATTATAGATTGGACACCACCAGTGGACCGATACTTGATTGACCTTATGTTAGAGCAGGTACAAAAAGGGAATAAGATTGATCATACACTCAACGAGCAAACATGGGATTATATGCTCAATTCATTTAATGAAAGATTTGGACTTCAATGTGATAAATGTGTTCTTGAAGATCGGTATATTTGGTTGAGAAAACGGTATGATGATATTTGCAAGCTTCTTAGTTGTAGTGGGTTTGGATGGGATGAAGCAAATCAAACTGTAACTGCTGACAATGATGTTTGGGAGGCCTACAGTAAG GAAAACCCAGATACTGTCTTATATAGAAACACAGGCTTAAGCATTTACAGTGATTTGAGCAAGATTTATCAAAGCAGAGTATTTGATGAAAGACTTGATGTTATGAATACAGAAAATATCTCTGATGATCAGGGTGCAGAAACGGCAAGTGCAACTGGTCCTAGTATCCTGGAAGCTGTGGTTGATGGAGCTAGCAATCTCCCATTGTCAACTGAAGGGGTTATTATGTCTGAGAAACAAAAGAAACGGCAAACTTGGAGATTGTTGGATAGAGCCACTGGAAATACTAGGAAAGTGCAGAAAACTAGTGAAAATAAACTGGAGTCTCTTTCTGAGATGGCAGACCTTGTTGCAGAGTTGGTGACCAAGACAGAAAACAAGAACTGTCATTCCCTAGAAGTTGCAATAGATGCACTTCAGTCTATACCTGATTTGGATGATGAACTTCTTTTAGATGCCTGTGATCTGTTAGAAGATGAGAGAAAAGCTAAAATGTTCTTGGCACTTGATGTTGCGCTGAGAAAGAAATGGCTACTTCGAAAGCTTCGTCCATAG
- the LOC133805195 gene encoding protein RRC1: MSSFSITRKKTPFQKHREEEEAKKKRAEDETARLYAEFVESFQGDTTPGSKAFVRGGLINPNDKVKADNEGEKSKDGVSGPKKGSRYVPSFIPPPLASKGKESEKKEDEKPREREKGKPRNIDHFMEELKHEQELRERRNQDRDQWRHNDNSALSSRFDELPDEFDPSGKLPGSFDDGDPQTTNLYVGNLSPQVDENFLLRTFGRFGPIASVKIMWPRTEEERRRQRNCGFVAFMNRTDGQAAKDEMQGVVVYEYELKIGWGKSVALPSQALPAPPPGQMAIRSKEGATVILSGPSGPPVTSVPNQNSELVLTPNVPDITVVPPEDDHLRHVIDTMALYVLDGGCAFEQAIMERGRGNPLFNFLFELGSKEHTYYVWRLYSFAQGDTLQRWRTEPFIMITGSGRWIPPPLATAKSPDLEKESGATYAAGRSRRVEPERTLTDSQRDEFEDMLRALTLERSQIKEAMGFSLDNADAAGEIVEVLTESLTLKETPIPTKVARLMLVSDVLHNSSAPVKNASAYRTKFEATLPDIMESFNDLYCSVTGRITAEALKERVMKVLQVWADWFLFSDAYVNGLRATFLRSGNSGVVPFHSICGDTPEIEKRTGSADPGDASKTNQDAALAMGKGAAVQELMSLPYAELERRCRHNGLSLVGGREMMVARLLSLEEAEKQRGFELDDDLKQVQSHSSSGRYSGSRSGMNVEAEPAALSGWSHYAVDEMESQGKGLVTISHTLPIQQPELKAYIKKEKIDPVLPASKWAREDDDSDEEQKRSTTGLGLSYSSSGSENIGDGPSKADDMESAIDSCITAQPESGISEEQRKRLRRLEAALIEYRESLEERGIKTHEEIERKVAIHRKRLESEYGLSVSNEDSSGASLDRKDRRDNNHETSRKRHRSRSRSGSPIWRSSNREREREHDLDRDRERHRDRDRDKGHDFENERGRVREKSGSRERDDHEREKCRERERERRRRMK; encoded by the exons ATGAGTTCTTTCTCCATTACACGGAAAAAGACACCCTTTCAAAAGCATAGGGAGGAGGAGGAAGCAAAGAAGAAG AGAGCTGAGGATGAAACAGCTCGATTGTATGCGGAGTTTGTGGAGTCGTTTCAAGGGGACACCACACCTGGGTCGAAAGCTTTTGTTCGTGGAGGACTGATTAATCCTAATGACAAAGTAAAGGCTGATAATGAAG GTGAAAAGTCCAAAGATGGGGTATCTGGTCCAAAGAAGGGAAGTAG GTATGTTCCATCTTTTATACCACCTCCTCTGGCATCCAAGGGAAAAGAATCCGAGAAGAAA GAGGACGAGAAGCCAAGGGAGAGAGAAAAAGGGAAGCCTCGAAACATAGATCATTTTATGGAGGAACTGAAGCATGAGCAGGAGTTGAGGGAGAGGCGAAATCAAGATCGTGATCAATGGCGTCATAATGATAATTCTGCT CTATCTAGTCGCTTTGATGAACTGCCTGATGAGTTTGATCCAAGTGGCAAGTTGCCTGGATCATTTGATGATGGAGATCCACAGACCACAAATCTATATGTTGGAAATCTCTCACCACAG GTTGATGAAAATTTTCTCTTGCGAACATTTGGAAGATTTGGACCTATTGCTAGTGTAAAGATAATGTGGCCTAGAACTGAAGAGGAGCGGAGGCGTCAACGAAATTGTGGTTTTGTTGCTTTCATGAACAGAACCGATGGGCAGGCTGCAAAGGATGAAATGCAAG GTGTGGTTGTTTATGAGTATGAGTTGAAGATTGGATGGGGCAAGTCTGTTGCTTTGCCTTCACAAGCACTTCCTGCCCCTCCACCAGGACAGATGGCCATCAGGAGTAAGGAG GGTGCCACGGTAATACTTTCTGGTCCTTCAGGCCCACCAGTCACCTCTGTTCCAAATCAAAATTCTGAATTG GTTCTTACTCCAAATGTTCCTGATATAACTGTTGTTCCACCTGAGGATGATCACCTTCGCCATGTTATTGATACAATGGCTTTATATGTTttggatggaggctgtgcctttGAACAAGCTATTATGGAGAGAGGTCGAGGGAACCCACTTTTCAACTTCTTATTTGAGCTCGGCTCCAAGGAACATACGTACTATGTTTGGAGGCTTTATTCATTTGCTCAG GGTGATACTTTGCAAAGGTGGCGAACAGAACCTTTCATCATGATAACTGGCAGTGGAAG ATGGATTCCACCCCCACTGGCAACAGCGAAAAGCCCTGATCTTGAAAAGGAGTCTGGTGCAACATATGCTGCAGGAAGAAGCAGG CGTGTAGAGCCAGAACGAACACTGACCGATTCACAGAGAGATGAGTTTGAGGATATGTTACGTGCATTAACATTAGAGAGGAGTCAGATCAAAGAAGCTATGGGATTTTCATTGGATAATGCTGATGCGGCCGGGGAG ATAGTTGAAGTTCTTACAGAATCTTTGACACTCAAAGAGACTCCAATCCCAACTAAAGTGGCAAGGCTTATGCTTGTCTCCGATGTACTTCATAACAGTAGTGCTCCTGTAAAGAATGCGTCTGCATACCGTACCAAATTTGAGGCTACATTGCCAGATATAATGGAGAGCTTTAACGATTTGTATTGTAGTGTTACTGGAAGGATCACTGCTGAGGCCCTTAAG GAAAGAGTTATGAAGGTATTGCAGGTATGGGCAGACTGGTTTCTTTTTTCTGATGCATATGTGAATGGTTTAAGAGCTACTTTTCTTCGATCGGGAAACTCTGGTGTGGTCCCTTTCCATTCCATATGTGGTGATACACCAGAGATAGAAAAAAGGACCGGTTCTGCAGATCCAGGTGATGCAAGTAAGACCAACCAAGATGCTGCTCTTGCGATGGGCAAAGGAGCAGCTGTGCAGGAGTTAATGAGCCTTCCCTATGCTGAATTGGAAAGACGTTGCAGACATAACGGATTGTCACTGGTTGGTGGTCGAGAAATGATGGTTGCACGATTGTTGAGTCTGGAAGAGGCAGAAAAGCAGAGGGGTTTTGAACTAGATGATGATTTGAAACAGGTTCAAAGCCACTCAAGTTCAGGTAGATATTCTGGTAGCAGAAGTGGAATGAATGTTGAAGCTGAGCCTGCAGCATTGTCTGGATGGAGTCATTATGCAGTGGATGAAATGGAGTCCCAAGGGAAAGGGTTGGTAACTATATCCCATACACTTCCGATTCAACAGCCCGAACTAAAAGCATACATAAAGAAAGAGAAGATTGATCCTGTTTTGCCAGCTTCCAAATGGGCTCGAGAGGATGATGACAGTGATGAGGAACAGAAGAGAAGTACCACGGGTCTTGGATTAAGCTATTCATCTTCTGGAAGCGAGAATATTGGTGATGGTCCTAGCAAGGCTGATGATATGGAATCTGCAATTGATTCTTGCATTACTGCACAACCTGAGAGTGGAATAAGCGAGGAGCAGAG GAAAAGGTTGAGACGTCTAGAAGCTGCTTTGATTGAATATCGTGAATCTCTCGAGGAAAGGGGAATAAAAACTCATGAAGAAATTGAGAGGAAAGTAGCGATTCATCGTAAACGGCTGGAATCTGAGTATGGGTTGTCTGTTTCAAACGAGGATTCTTCTG GAGCATCTTTGGATCGGAAGGATAGACGAGATAACAACCATGAAACATCAAGAAAACGGCATCGCAGCCGAAGCAGAAGTGGTAGCCCCATTTGGAGGTCATCCAATAGAGAGAGGGAAAGGGAGCATGATTTAGACAGGGACCGTGAAAGGCACAGGGATAGGGACAGAGATAAAGGGcatgattttgaaaatgaaagGGGGAGAGTGCGGGAGAAGAGTGGAAGTAGAGAAAGGGATGATCATGAGAGGGAGAAatgcagagagagagagagagagaggaggagGCGAATGAAATGA